The nucleotide window CGATGGAGGAACCCCAAGATGTCCTACCGTTTTATCTTGTTGTTGGTTAGCTGTATCCCTGGTTGGGTTGTGACGCCGAGTTTAGCCCAAACCGCTGTTTTGATGCCTCAGTCGGTTGAATTGACCCTGACTCAAGCCGATCCGGTGCGGGAAGCAATGGTCATTGCTCAACAGGCGAGCGATCGCGGAAAAACGGCCCAAACGGCTGATGAGTGGGCAGATTTAGCCGATCGCTGGCAGCAAGCGGCCGATTTGATGGCTAGCGTTTCTCCCCAAAGTCCGCAAGCGTCCTTGGCGCAACAGAAAGCGGCTGAATATCGCCGCAACCGCGAGATAGCCGTTCAGGAGGAAGAAAAAAGACGCACTCAAGCGTCTAACTCGGTTGTTTCGCCCCTAGGGCCTGGCAGTCAAGGCGATCGCGTTCGAGAATTACAACAGGGTTTGCAAACGCTCGGTTATTACGCGGGGGCAATTGATGCAACCTATACCGAAAGTACCCTGAAAGCCGTCTCAGCGTTCCAGCAAGCCCAAGGATTAGAGGTGGATGGCTGGGTTGGACAAACCACCTGGGATCGCCTGCAACGGGCGCAACAGCCCATTGTTGCCTCTAGCCCCAGTCCCTCGCCCCGGCCGCAAACGCAAGTTAAATCCCAGCGCCGACGCAATTGGGTACGCTGGATTCTAATTGGGGCGATCGCCGTGACGGCGACGGGGGGATTTAGTTTACTCCTGCTCAAACTCTTGAATCGCAATCGTTTTGAGGATGAGGAGGAATGGGAAGAAACGGAGGCGGATGAGTTTCTGGCTACCGCACCCCCAGAGGGGACAATGGCATCGGATTTGCCTGAAAAGGGCGAAGTACAGCCTCCCGATAGTAATGGCCATCACTATTCGTTTTTTACGCCCTCTGAGGAAACGCCCCCTCCCCCGACTCCCGACGCCTCGCTAACGCCTGTAGAGAAGGTGCCGATTGAGGAAACTACGCGCCTCGCTAAAATTAATATTGTTGACGAGTTAATTCAAGATTTAGAAAGTCCCGATCGCGATCGCCGACGCAAAGCCATTTGGGAACTCGGTCAGCGGGGGGCATCCCAAGCGACGCAACCGTTAGTTAATTTATTATTAGATTCGGATTCTCAGCAACGCAGTCTGATTTTAGCGGCGCTATCGGAAATCAGCATTCGGACGCTCAAACCCATGAACCGGGCTTTAGCGATTTCTTTGCAAGATAATAATCCAGAAGTGCGGAAAAATGCGATTCGGGATGTGACTCGCCTCTACGAACTGGTGACGCACGTTAGCCAACTGATGCGATATGCAGCCGAAGACTCGGATCGCGAAGTCCAAGAAACAGCGCGATGGGCTTTAAACCAATTAAATCGCATCCGCACTACTGCAAACTCAGATCAGTTACCCAATTGGTCGGATCTGGAAAATTCGATGGATCGCCGATCGTCGGATGATGAACATTAGAACCCCTGTTTATGGCTAAACGATTAAAACTGTTGTTTGCGGCTCCCTTTATTGGTGCATTAGGATCTGGAGCCGCCGGGGGAGTAGAATTAACCTTACGCAATATTGCCCAAGCTCTGCGAAATCGCGGTCATGACATTGCGATCGCAGCCCCTCAAGGATCGGTGGTGGAATCATTTCAGGTGATTGAAGTGGCTGGAAATCCCCAAATTTCTGCCCAAACTTGCGATCGCCGCGATCCCATTATCCTCCCCAAAGGTTCTGGGCTAGCTCGACTGTGGGAAACAATTCGGGCGATCCAGACGGAGTATGATTTAATTCTCAACTTCGCCTATGATTGGCTACCCCTGTATCTGACACCCTTTTTACAACGCCCAGTCGCGCATCTGATCAGCATGGGTTCGCTAACTGACGCAATGGATGAGGCGATCGCCGCAGTTATCCGGCAGTTTCCGGGTACGATTGGTATGCACACGATCTCCCAGGCGCAAACCTTCCCTTTTAGCGAGGCCTGTGTCATCTTAGGCAATGGCTTCGATCTATCGCAGTATGAATTTTGCGAAACTCCCACTCCTCAACTGGCTTGGGTAGCGCGGATCGCCCCAGAAAAGGGGTTAGAA belongs to Desertifilum tharense IPPAS B-1220 and includes:
- a CDS encoding peptidoglycan-binding protein, giving the protein MSYRFILLLVSCIPGWVVTPSLAQTAVLMPQSVELTLTQADPVREAMVIAQQASDRGKTAQTADEWADLADRWQQAADLMASVSPQSPQASLAQQKAAEYRRNREIAVQEEEKRRTQASNSVVSPLGPGSQGDRVRELQQGLQTLGYYAGAIDATYTESTLKAVSAFQQAQGLEVDGWVGQTTWDRLQRAQQPIVASSPSPSPRPQTQVKSQRRRNWVRWILIGAIAVTATGGFSLLLLKLLNRNRFEDEEEWEETEADEFLATAPPEGTMASDLPEKGEVQPPDSNGHHYSFFTPSEETPPPPTPDASLTPVEKVPIEETTRLAKINIVDELIQDLESPDRDRRRKAIWELGQRGASQATQPLVNLLLDSDSQQRSLILAALSEISIRTLKPMNRALAISLQDNNPEVRKNAIRDVTRLYELVTHVSQLMRYAAEDSDREVQETARWALNQLNRIRTTANSDQLPNWSDLENSMDRRSSDDEH
- a CDS encoding glycosyltransferase family 4 protein, with translation MAKRLKLLFAAPFIGALGSGAAGGVELTLRNIAQALRNRGHDIAIAAPQGSVVESFQVIEVAGNPQISAQTCDRRDPIILPKGSGLARLWETIRAIQTEYDLILNFAYDWLPLYLTPFLQRPVAHLISMGSLTDAMDEAIAAVIRQFPGTIGMHTISQAQTFPFSEACVILGNGFDLSQYEFCETPTPQLAWVARIAPEKGLEDAVAAAQQTGIPLKIMGAMENPEYWQKILQTYPHAPIEYAGFLSTQALQSQLRQCRALLMTPRWVEAFGNVAIEALACGVPVIGYRRGGIAEIVADGKTGFLVEPDSVSGLVEAIAKLDQINRQDCYKAAQTKYSLEALGDRYEQWFSSF